The following coding sequences are from one Collimonas arenae window:
- a CDS encoding ABC transporter transmembrane domain-containing protein, with translation MTTISSKEPPKRSLGALVGLLPFLAPYKRQFVMASIALLIAAGATLAIPYAFRQMIDLGFSTGGIQGASHIDLYFLALFGVACILGVATAARFYMVSWLGERVTADLRSAVYSHVVTQSPQFFETTKTGEVLSRITTDTTLIQALVGTSISMALRNGLLFIGGLAMLFITSVKLSSIIIVMLALVVLPIVFYGRRVRKLSRASQDRVADASAMAGEILNAMPTVQAFTHENIEAQRFSVSVENAFGTAMERIRARSVLTMMVILLVFGAIVFVLWLGAHAVVQGRMSGGELGQFILYAALLAGSIGALAEVMGDAQRAAGATERLLELLSAQSPVQSVLLPDTLPPRTAQGAALTLENIGFRYPSRPESAALHGLSLDIRPGETVAVVGPSGAGKTTLFQLLLRFYDPQQGSIKLDGVDIKYLDLHTLRGAIGIVPQDTVIFSANAMENIRYGRVGASDDEVIAAAKMAAADEFIVRLPEGYQSFLGERGVRLSGGQRQRIAIARALLKNPPLLLLDEATSALDAESERAVQGALEAAMVGRTTLVIAHRLATVQRADRIIVLEHGHVVESGTHTELVAQNGLYASLAALQFNINTES, from the coding sequence ATGACAACCATCTCTTCCAAAGAACCTCCAAAGCGCAGTTTGGGCGCACTCGTCGGACTCCTGCCTTTTCTGGCGCCATACAAGCGCCAGTTCGTGATGGCCAGCATCGCGCTGCTGATCGCGGCCGGCGCTACCCTGGCGATCCCGTACGCATTCCGGCAAATGATCGACCTCGGTTTCAGCACCGGCGGCATCCAGGGAGCCAGCCATATCGACCTGTATTTCCTGGCCCTGTTCGGCGTTGCCTGCATATTGGGCGTCGCGACTGCAGCCCGCTTCTACATGGTGTCGTGGCTCGGCGAACGCGTCACCGCCGACTTGCGCAGCGCAGTGTATTCGCATGTGGTAACGCAAAGCCCGCAATTCTTTGAAACCACCAAGACCGGTGAAGTGCTGTCGCGCATTACTACCGACACCACCCTGATCCAGGCGCTGGTCGGCACCAGCATCTCGATGGCACTACGCAATGGCCTGCTGTTCATCGGCGGCCTGGCGATGCTGTTCATCACCAGCGTCAAGTTGAGTTCGATCATCATCGTCATGCTGGCGTTGGTGGTGCTGCCGATCGTATTTTACGGCCGCCGCGTGCGCAAACTCTCGCGCGCTTCGCAGGACCGAGTGGCCGACGCCTCGGCGATGGCTGGTGAAATCCTCAATGCGATGCCGACCGTGCAAGCCTTCACGCACGAGAATATCGAAGCGCAACGTTTCAGCGTTTCAGTGGAAAATGCATTCGGTACGGCGATGGAACGCATCCGCGCTCGTTCGGTACTGACCATGATGGTCATCCTGCTGGTGTTCGGCGCCATCGTGTTCGTGTTGTGGCTGGGTGCGCACGCCGTGGTCCAGGGTCGCATGAGCGGCGGCGAACTCGGTCAGTTCATCCTGTATGCAGCGCTGCTGGCCGGTTCCATCGGCGCCCTGGCTGAAGTGATGGGCGATGCCCAGCGCGCCGCCGGCGCCACGGAAAGGCTCTTGGAACTGCTGTCGGCGCAATCGCCGGTGCAATCGGTGCTGTTGCCGGATACCCTGCCGCCGCGCACCGCGCAAGGCGCGGCGCTGACGCTGGAAAACATCGGCTTCCGCTATCCATCGCGGCCGGAAAGCGCCGCGCTGCATGGCTTGTCGCTGGATATCAGACCTGGGGAAACGGTCGCCGTGGTTGGTCCGTCAGGGGCCGGCAAGACCACCCTGTTCCAGCTGCTGTTGCGCTTCTATGATCCACAGCAAGGCAGCATCAAGCTCGACGGCGTCGATATCAAATATCTGGATTTGCATACCCTGCGCGGGGCGATCGGCATCGTTCCTCAGGACACGGTGATTTTCTCTGCTAACGCAATGGAAAATATCCGTTACGGTCGGGTCGGCGCCAGCGATGATGAAGTGATCGCTGCGGCAAAAATGGCCGCAGCCGATGAATTCATCGTGCGCCTGCCGGAAGGCTATCAATCGTTCCTGGGCGAACGCGGTGTGCGCCTTTCCGGCGGCCAGCGGCAACGCATCGCGATTGCGCGCGCATTGTTGAAGAACCCGCCACTGTTGCTGCTGGATGAAGCCACCAGCGCCCTCGATGCCGAATCGGAGCGCGCGGTACAAGGTGCGCTGGAAGCGGCGATGGTCGGCCGGACTACGCTGGTCATCGCACATCGCCTGGCGACTGTACAACGTGCCGACCGCATCATCGTGCTGGAGCATGGGCATGTCGTCGAATCCGGCACGCACACCGAGTTGGTGGCACAGAATGGGTTGTATGCCAGTCTGGCCGCATTGCAGTTCAACATCAACACCGAATCTTAA
- a CDS encoding LysR substrate-binding domain-containing protein, producing MQDLNDLYFFASVVQQGGFTAAGRSLGIPKSRLSRRISELETRLGARLLQRNTRGISLTDLGNRYYQHCQVVIAAAEAAELAVTSSLAEPSGTVRVSCVVAIAQSEVTAALPAFLERYPKVNIDLMFTNRRVNLLEEGVDVAVRVRATDDEDPNLATRRLRAASGYLVASPELMARYPTPQHPRDLVKLPFLGAAEQDRRVHLPLDGPERERYELVAQPRLAVEDFPLRKRAALRNLGLTMLPTEYCSEELKQGTLVRVLPEWSMPIGHVQVVYPTQRGLLPAVRVFVDFLIEHLSKVQPAG from the coding sequence ATGCAAGACCTGAACGATCTGTATTTCTTTGCCAGCGTGGTGCAGCAAGGCGGGTTTACCGCTGCCGGACGCAGCCTGGGCATTCCCAAGTCGCGCCTGTCGCGCCGCATCTCCGAGCTGGAAACCCGGCTTGGCGCACGATTACTACAGCGCAATACGCGCGGCATTTCGCTAACCGATCTCGGCAACCGCTACTACCAGCATTGCCAGGTGGTGATTGCCGCGGCCGAAGCAGCAGAGCTGGCCGTCACGAGTTCCCTGGCAGAGCCGAGCGGCACCGTCCGGGTCAGTTGTGTGGTGGCGATTGCGCAATCGGAAGTCACTGCGGCGCTGCCGGCGTTCCTGGAACGCTACCCGAAAGTCAATATCGACCTGATGTTTACCAATCGCCGCGTCAATCTGCTGGAAGAAGGCGTGGACGTCGCGGTGCGGGTCAGGGCCACCGACGACGAAGACCCCAACCTTGCCACCAGACGATTACGCGCCGCATCAGGATACCTGGTTGCCAGCCCTGAACTGATGGCCAGATATCCGACCCCGCAGCATCCGCGCGACCTCGTCAAGTTGCCATTCCTGGGTGCGGCAGAACAAGACCGGCGCGTCCATCTGCCGCTCGATGGCCCGGAGCGAGAACGTTATGAACTGGTGGCGCAGCCGCGACTGGCTGTGGAAGACTTTCCGCTGCGCAAGCGTGCCGCTCTACGCAACCTCGGACTCACCATGCTGCCGACAGAGTATTGCAGCGAAGAGTTAAAACAGGGAACGCTGGTGCGCGTGTTGCCTGAGTGGTCGATGCCGATCGGCCATGTGCAGGTGGTGTATCCGACGCAACGCGGATTGCTGCCCGCAGTGCGGGTCTTCGTCGATTTCCTGATCGAGCATTTGTCCAAGGTACAGCCGGCTGGTTGA
- the egtD gene encoding L-histidine N(alpha)-methyltransferase encodes MAQLQQSAHPENCVAEDEIQHQLVAGLLATHAHTSPKYLYDVLGSRLFAAICELPEYYPTRTEAAIFRKHAHHIAAAVGRDAILIDLGAGNCSKAARLFPALQPRQYVPIDISVQFLQESVNALRQQFPQIEMTCLGMDFSTELELPPSVAEQRRQFFYPGSSIGNFSPLEALKFLRRIRKAIPGGDSHSGLLIGVDLIKDHAILNAAYDDSLGVTAAFNLNLLHHVNRLLDADFRPSEWRHRGFYNPEQHRIEMHLEARDDVTVHWQNGGIRRFARGERIHTESSYKYTEQGFIELLHQAGFGQVQIWHDPRKWFMVCHAQAA; translated from the coding sequence TTGGCCCAATTGCAGCAATCGGCGCATCCGGAAAATTGCGTAGCAGAAGACGAGATCCAACACCAACTGGTCGCTGGCCTGCTGGCGACACATGCACATACCTCTCCAAAATATCTTTACGATGTGCTCGGCTCTAGGCTGTTTGCAGCGATCTGCGAGTTGCCAGAGTATTATCCGACTCGCACTGAGGCGGCGATATTCAGAAAGCATGCACATCACATCGCCGCAGCGGTGGGGCGCGATGCAATCCTGATTGATCTGGGGGCCGGCAATTGTTCAAAGGCGGCGCGTTTGTTTCCGGCCTTGCAGCCGAGGCAATATGTGCCGATCGATATTTCTGTGCAATTCCTGCAGGAGTCGGTCAATGCACTACGACAGCAGTTCCCACAGATCGAGATGACCTGCCTTGGCATGGACTTTTCTACCGAGCTGGAATTGCCGCCTTCCGTAGCGGAGCAGCGCCGCCAGTTTTTTTATCCGGGATCGTCGATCGGCAATTTTTCTCCACTCGAAGCGCTGAAGTTCCTGCGCCGGATCCGCAAAGCGATACCCGGCGGCGACAGTCACAGCGGCTTGCTGATCGGGGTCGACCTGATCAAGGACCATGCGATCCTGAATGCGGCCTACGACGATTCGCTGGGCGTCACTGCTGCCTTCAACCTGAACCTGCTGCATCACGTCAACCGTTTGCTGGACGCCGATTTCCGGCCCTCCGAATGGCGTCATCGCGGTTTCTACAATCCCGAGCAGCATCGCATCGAGATGCATCTGGAAGCACGCGACGATGTCACCGTGCATTGGCAGAACGGCGGTATCCGGCGCTTTGCACGCGGCGAACGCATTCATACCGAAAGCAGTTACAAATATACGGAGCAAGGTTTCATCGAATTATTGCATCAGGCCGGCTTCGGTCAGGTCCAGATCTGGCACGATCCGCGCAAATGGTTCATGGTGTGTCATGCCCAGGCAGCGTGA
- the egtB gene encoding ergothioneine biosynthesis protein EgtB, which produces MRKLARLFSTVRDETVRLVQPLSDEDCCVQSMPDASPAKWHLAHTTWFFETFILERFEPDFQPFHPAFRVLFNSYYEGVGEQHPRAQRGLITRPSLAEVQAYRQNVDQRMQHLLAQSSAVDDSAVGELYALVELGLQHEQQHQELLLTDIKHLLSMNPLKPPYLASNAISDASEIGGAAAAVRWQQFDAGVIEIGHAGPGFFFDNETPRHRQFVEPFSMASRLVSNGEYLAFIEDGGYRNPLLWLSAGWDWVTQQKLTQPLYWQKAHAQFDSSWREFTLHGLQPLVLHEAVTHLSYFEAEAYARWAQARLPTEAEWECAAATLGQDYFGVAWQWTSSSYAPYPGYLALPGAVGEYNGKFMVNQYVLRGSSSATPGGHARLTYRNFFPATARWQFSGVRLARSGG; this is translated from the coding sequence ATGCGTAAGTTGGCCCGCCTCTTTTCCACCGTGCGCGACGAAACCGTGCGGCTGGTGCAACCGCTGTCGGACGAGGATTGCTGCGTGCAATCGATGCCCGATGCGAGCCCGGCAAAATGGCACCTGGCGCATACCACCTGGTTTTTCGAGACCTTCATCCTGGAGCGCTTCGAACCCGATTTCCAACCGTTTCATCCGGCTTTTCGCGTGCTGTTCAATTCCTATTACGAAGGCGTCGGCGAGCAGCACCCAAGGGCGCAGCGTGGCTTGATCACGCGGCCTTCGCTGGCTGAAGTGCAGGCTTATCGGCAGAATGTCGATCAACGTATGCAGCATTTGCTCGCCCAGTCATCGGCAGTCGACGACAGCGCTGTCGGCGAGTTGTACGCGCTGGTGGAACTAGGATTGCAGCACGAGCAGCAGCATCAGGAATTGCTGCTGACCGATATCAAGCATCTGCTGTCGATGAATCCCTTGAAGCCGCCGTACCTGGCGTCCAATGCGATATCGGACGCGAGCGAGATAGGCGGAGCGGCCGCCGCCGTGCGCTGGCAGCAATTTGATGCCGGGGTGATTGAAATTGGGCATGCCGGTCCGGGGTTTTTTTTCGATAATGAGACGCCGCGGCACCGGCAATTTGTCGAGCCGTTCTCGATGGCCTCGCGGCTCGTCAGCAATGGTGAGTACCTGGCATTCATTGAAGACGGTGGCTACCGGAATCCGTTGCTATGGCTGTCGGCCGGTTGGGATTGGGTGACACAGCAGAAGCTGACGCAACCGTTATACTGGCAAAAGGCGCACGCACAATTCGATTCGTCATGGCGCGAATTCACCTTGCATGGATTGCAGCCGCTGGTTTTGCACGAGGCGGTCACGCATCTTTCCTACTTTGAGGCAGAGGCCTACGCGCGCTGGGCACAGGCGCGTTTGCCGACCGAAGCCGAATGGGAGTGCGCCGCTGCGACGTTGGGGCAGGATTATTTCGGCGTAGCCTGGCAATGGACCAGCAGCAGTTATGCGCCGTATCCCGGCTATCTTGCGTTACCGGGCGCGGTCGGCGAATATAACGGCAAGTTCATGGTGAACCAGTACGTGCTGCGCGGTTCCTCATCGGCCACTCCGGGCGGCCATGCGCGCCTGACTTATCGCAACTTCTTCCCGGCCACCGCACGCTGGCAGTTCAGTGGAGTCCGATTGGCGCGCTCAGGCGGCTAA